TCGGCTACTGCCCTGTCCTTTGTGAAAAAGGAAATCGGGGAATTGTGGTAGTTAAGAGTTAAGAGTTAAGAGTTAGTGAAATTACTTAATGCACCTTCAAGACCCAAAAGATTTATTGCATCCGTTTCTGTTAAATTAACTAGATTTTCTACCATTGAAATAACAAAATTTCTACGTCTGACATCTAGTAACAAACATCTAAATCACTCATTTTCATTGGGTTCTATTGGGTTAGTCTCCTCATTCTTATTTTTGGCATAGAGATACCCACGTTTCCACCAAAGAGTCATTTTCTTCTTATCAAAAATTAGGGAATTTGTGGTTAGGATTGTGGGAGTATAATAAAGGTTAATGATGGCATTGTTCTGATTGGCCACAAATTTCCCTATTCTTATGTTTTGGTTTTCAATCCTATCAAAGACAAAACTCATCATGGATGTCAAAAGCTCAAAGGGATTTCTGGAAGGCATACGGTTCAAATAATTTACCTCCGTGTGTAGAACTACTACATCAACTTCCGTAGCCCCCCTTTTAATGGCCTCCTCTATGGGAACAATGCTACCCAATCCACCATCGGCATATTCACAACCTTCCTTTCTGACCAAACTCATGAAAGGTGTATAATTTGCGGAAATCCAAATCCAATCACAAAAATCCTCGTAGGAACATTCTTTTATCGATTTGTATTCGACTTGGTTCAGGGAAAGGTTACTGACCGTAATGACGACATCGGACATTCCCTTCTTTAGCTTGTTGAATTCGGTTTTCGTTAGGCTTTCACTGATAAGTTTCCGAAGGTTCTCACTTTCTCCAAAGGTTTTTTTACCCTTTATGAAATTCCGAATTACATTCCAGTGGTTAATACCAATTTCATCGCTCCCATGTACTTTCTTGATTACAAAAGGACAATTATTGAAAATACTACTTTGTGTTACATTGGAATAAATACGTTTGATCTTATTTAATTTACCCAAGGCCAAATGGGAAATCAATAAACTCCCCGTGGAAGTACCCACAAAAATATCATAGGTTTTTCCCGCATCTTGAATAAGAAATTGGGCTACGCCACCGGCAAAAGCCCCCTTACTACCTCCTCCTGAAATGACCAAAGCCCTCATGGTAATTCTATTTTGGTTTTTAAATAACGTAAATCCGATGGTTTTAGTTGCATGGCTACAGAGACAATCTGTTGTTTTAGGTCTTCGTTCTTAAGCATTTCGTCTAGTAAATTTCTTACAAACATTCTGAATTGCCAAGAATGATGATCCGTTGCCAAAATCAATTGCCTTAAAACTTCCCCATTGACAGCGTTTATTTGATATAGATATTGAAAGGCACTTTGCCTGATTTCCGGATTATAGATTTTTCGGGTATAAGAAATCAATTCTTCCAGATAACTTGCCTTCTCAGTCGTTTTATAGTCAGGAGTCACCAAAGCCAAAGTCAGCCACAGAAGACGGACATTTTTATTGGGTAGGCCAACTACATCTTCAAGTTTATTCAAATACCCAACCCGACTTTCGGGAAAAGCCTCCCATAATTTAAAAAGGGTATATTCTTGGGTAACGTAACTTTTATCCTGCAAAAACGACTCAAAATACGTTTTAAACTCCGGCTTAACTTGTGGTATGGATATGGCCAAAGCCTGTCTCACTTCCAGAGAAAGTTCATTTTGAAAAATTCTTTGAAGCGTTGAATTCTGAATTTGGCTATGGTATTCAGAAATTAAATGCGTTTTAAAAGGTTTTGGGGTCTCCCGGTTCCACAACCACATTAATTTTTCATCGTCCAAAGCCGTTGACCAATCCAACTGATCTTGTAAAAAAAAGTAGTTTTTCAGACTTTCATTTTTCCTTGCCAAATATGTCTTTGCGTCGTCCCAAGGAAATTCGGTCGAAATCAACCATCTAGATTTATAATCATCCAAATTCTGATGAGATGCCTCTTCCATCTCTTTTAAAAAATCATCCACGGTTACATTTTTATAGGCATACTTTTCTAGGTAGGATTTGATTCCTTTTTTAAAAGCTTCCTCCCCTACTTTCTCCCTCAATATCACCAAGGCCCATGCTCCCTTTTCATAAAAAGTAAGGCTACTTGCTTTGGGATCCAATAGACTTTCTCCCTTTTCCTCTTGGGACATTTTGTACAGTTGTCTGGCCGTATCATACAATTTCCAATAAAAATGATCTTCGCCAAAAATATTCTTTTCGGCCAAGTAGGCATAATACGTAGCAAAACCCTCATGCAACCAATGGTGGTTACCATCCTTTTCGGTAACCAGGTTTCCAAACCATTGGTGGGCCATTTCATGGGCATTGATATTAACATAATTACGATCGATAAATGCCGTGGAATCTATGACATAAGCATCGGAAAAAATAGTAGCGCCCGTATTTTCCATTCCCGCATAGAGAAAATCATGAACCGGAATTTGTTTGTAATTCTGCCAAGGGTAGTCAACGCCAATTTCCTCCTCAAAGAAATCAAAAATCTTCTTGGTATATCGGTAGGTGGGTTCAACCTTTAAACTATCCTTCGGATAGAAATAATTATCGATAGGTACACCGCTTTCAGATTTCAACTCCTGTTTGTCATATTTTCCAATGGCAAAGGCCAATAAATAGCTGCTCATGGGATTTTCCATAGAAAAGGAATAAACTGGATTTTTTACCGGTCCTTGAGTATACGAATTAAATTTGCCATTGGTGACCACTCGAAAGGGGAAGTCTACTTGTATATTCATATTAAAAACAACCTTCTCCTCCATATCATCAAAACTGGGTAACCAATGACTGGTATATTTACCCTGTCCTTGGGTCCAGACTTGGTCGTTGTCGGGATTGTCGTCATCAAGTCCTATAAAATAAACCGTCTGTTTAGGTGTGCATGAATATTGGATAAACAGCTTGTGGTCAACTCCCTTTTTAAACTTATTTTTAATCACCAATCTTTTATCATCGTAATTCCATTTAACTCTTTTATCGTCTAATCTCACTTTTTCAAAATCCATATTTTTGGCATCCAGCCAAACGGAATCTACATTTTGAAGAATGTGAAAGTCATAAAAGACCTTTCCTGAAATGGTTTCTTCGGACAGGTCAGGAGTGATTACTACCGTCGCCTTTATAAAATCTACCTTGTCCTGATGCTGGGAAAAAGCGGACAGACCAAGGAACATAAATAAAAACCAAACCCGATTCATAACCATAAACAATTAATTCTTGGACCAAAATAAGGCTTTTCCTGTATTGCAGTTACAGATGGTAAGCCCTAATTTAGTCGGATGAATGCCGGATTCCTTCAAACGCCCATTGTGTATCTTAAAGGTGTAGGCCCCAACAGGGCGGAAACCTTACAGTCCGAATTAAGTATTCAGGTTTACCAAGATTTATTGAACCTCTTTCCCAATAGATATATAGACAAGACCCAGTATTACAAAATAGGCCAACTCCAAAAAAGTAATGCGGAGGTTCAGATTGTGGGAAAAATTGTCCATATCAAAACGGTAGAGCAAAAACGGGGCAAAAGATTGGTAGCCAAATTCGTAGACGATACGGGCGAAATAGAGCTGGTTTGGTTCCGGGGGCAAAAATGGATCAGGGAAAATCTAAAGCTGAATACACCATATGTGATTTTTGGCAAGTGCAACTGGTTCAACGGCATGTTTTCTATGCCTCATCCGGAGATGGAGCTTCTTTCAGAACACGAAAAGAGTCTTAGAATTCACATGCAACCGGTATATCCTTCAACCGAAAAATTAAGCAATAAGGGCATTACCAATCGTGTGTTGGGCAAACTGGTACAGCAGCTTTTTGTGGAAACAAAGGGAAAATTTTCAGAAACCTTATCCGATAAAATTTTATATGAATTAAAACTGATTCCGAAGAGCGAGGCACTTTTTAATATTCATTTTCCAAAAAATCAAGAATTATTGGCAAAAGCCCAATTCCGGTTGAAATTCGAGGAGCTTTTTTACCTGCAACTACAACTGATTGCCAAAAACATGCTCCACAAGCAGAAAATCAAAGGATTCAACTTTGATCAAGTAGGAACCTTGTTCAATGATTTTTATGCCAATCATTTGCCTTTTGAACTCACTGATGCCCAGAAAAGGGTCATCCGAGAAATAAGGGCCGATTTAGGTAGCAATGCCCAAATGAACCGATTATTACAGGGCGATGTAGGTTCTGGAAAAACCATTGTAGCGGTTATGACCATGTTGTTGGCCATAGATAATGGTTTTCAAGCGTGCTTGGTAGCTCCTACGGAAATCCTGGCCAATCAACATTACAACGGAATCAAGGAATTGTTAGCAGGAACCGCAGTAACCTGCAAGCTTTTGACCGGCTCGGTCAAGAAATCCGTCCGAAAACCTATCCATGAACAACTGGAAAATGGAGAGCTCCATATTCTTATCGGGACCCATGCCGTGCTGGAGGATAAAGTAGTATTCAAAAACCTAGGTTTGGCGATAATTGATGAACAGCATCGATTTGGTGTAGCGCAACGTTCCAAGTTGTGGCATAAGGGAAGCCCACCCCTAACCCCTCCCAAAGGGAGGGTGAATGAAATCCATGCTCAATATCAAACCGCCAGACCTTCAACTTATAATTTGTTGAAGGAACTACAAAAAGACAGAAAAAAACATACCACGGAAGCCGAGCAAATTCTATGGGAGTCATTAAAAACAAAGAAACTAGGCGATAAGTTTAGAAGACAACATATCATAGATATGTTCATTGTAGACTTTGTTTGTATTTCCAAAAAGTTAGTTATTGAAGTTGACGGAAAATACCATGATGATGCGTCCGAGCAGGAAGCCGATACAATGAGGGCCCAAATTCTCAATGATTTTGGATATAAGGTAATACGATTTACAAATGAAGAAGTAATCGGGAATATCGACTCGGTGATATCTAAAATTGGGACAGTTCTGGAAAGCCTCCCCTCCGGGGAGGTCGGAGGGGCTCCCCCACCCCATATTCTAGTCATGACGGCAACCCCCATTCCACGAACCCTGGCCATGAGCCTTTACGGGGATTTGGATATTTCGGTCATTGATGAATTGCCGCCGGGAAGAAAACCCGTAAAAACGGTACACCGATATGATTCTAACCGTTTAAAAGTGTTCCAGTTCATTAGGGATGAAATTGGAAAAGGACGACAAGTGTATGTCGTCTATCCTTTAATTCAAGAATCCGAAGCATTGGATTATAAGGACTTGATGGATGGGTATGAGAGTATTGTTCGTGATTTTCCACAACCCGATTATCAAATTTCCATAGTCCATGGGCAAATGAAACCTGAGGATAAGGATTACGAAATGGAGCGCTTTGTAAAAGGAGAAACCCAAATTATGGTCGCTACCACGGTGATTGAAGTCGGCGTAAATGTTCCCAATGCCTCGGTCATGATTATAGAAAGCGCAGAACGGTTTGGGCTTTCGCAGCTGCATCAATTACGTGGTAGAGTGGGTAGAGGAGCCGACCAAAGTTTTTGTATTCTAATGACGAGCTACAAGCTAAGCTCCGAAGCCAAAACCCGATTGGAAACGATGGTACAAACCAATGATGGGTTTGAGATTGCTGAAGTGGATTTAAAACT
This window of the Maribacter cobaltidurans genome carries:
- a CDS encoding M1 family metallopeptidase; the protein is MNRVWFLFMFLGLSAFSQHQDKVDFIKATVVITPDLSEETISGKVFYDFHILQNVDSVWLDAKNMDFEKVRLDDKRVKWNYDDKRLVIKNKFKKGVDHKLFIQYSCTPKQTVYFIGLDDDNPDNDQVWTQGQGKYTSHWLPSFDDMEEKVVFNMNIQVDFPFRVVTNGKFNSYTQGPVKNPVYSFSMENPMSSYLLAFAIGKYDKQELKSESGVPIDNYFYPKDSLKVEPTYRYTKKIFDFFEEEIGVDYPWQNYKQIPVHDFLYAGMENTGATIFSDAYVIDSTAFIDRNYVNINAHEMAHQWFGNLVTEKDGNHHWLHEGFATYYAYLAEKNIFGEDHFYWKLYDTARQLYKMSQEEKGESLLDPKASSLTFYEKGAWALVILREKVGEEAFKKGIKSYLEKYAYKNVTVDDFLKEMEEASHQNLDDYKSRWLISTEFPWDDAKTYLARKNESLKNYFFLQDQLDWSTALDDEKLMWLWNRETPKPFKTHLISEYHSQIQNSTLQRIFQNELSLEVRQALAISIPQVKPEFKTYFESFLQDKSYVTQEYTLFKLWEAFPESRVGYLNKLEDVVGLPNKNVRLLWLTLALVTPDYKTTEKASYLEELISYTRKIYNPEIRQSAFQYLYQINAVNGEVLRQLILATDHHSWQFRMFVRNLLDEMLKNEDLKQQIVSVAMQLKPSDLRYLKTKIELP
- a CDS encoding DUF559 domain-containing protein, with the protein product MNAGFLQTPIVYLKGVGPNRAETLQSELSIQVYQDLLNLFPNRYIDKTQYYKIGQLQKSNAEVQIVGKIVHIKTVEQKRGKRLVAKFVDDTGEIELVWFRGQKWIRENLKLNTPYVIFGKCNWFNGMFSMPHPEMELLSEHEKSLRIHMQPVYPSTEKLSNKGITNRVLGKLVQQLFVETKGKFSETLSDKILYELKLIPKSEALFNIHFPKNQELLAKAQFRLKFEELFYLQLQLIAKNMLHKQKIKGFNFDQVGTLFNDFYANHLPFELTDAQKRVIREIRADLGSNAQMNRLLQGDVGSGKTIVAVMTMLLAIDNGFQACLVAPTEILANQHYNGIKELLAGTAVTCKLLTGSVKKSVRKPIHEQLENGELHILIGTHAVLEDKVVFKNLGLAIIDEQHRFGVAQRSKLWHKGSPPLTPPKGRVNEIHAQYQTARPSTYNLLKELQKDRKKHTTEAEQILWESLKTKKLGDKFRRQHIIDMFIVDFVCISKKLVIEVDGKYHDDASEQEADTMRAQILNDFGYKVIRFTNEEVIGNIDSVISKIGTVLESLPSGEVGGAPPPHILVMTATPIPRTLAMSLYGDLDISVIDELPPGRKPVKTVHRYDSNRLKVFQFIRDEIGKGRQVYVVYPLIQESEALDYKDLMDGYESIVRDFPQPDYQISIVHGQMKPEDKDYEMERFVKGETQIMVATTVIEVGVNVPNASVMIIESAERFGLSQLHQLRGRVGRGADQSFCILMTSYKLSSEAKTRLETMVQTNDGFEIAEVDLKLRGPGDIMGTQQSGMLNLKIADIVKDNSILKSARYYAMQLLKDDPSLEKPENLVIRHFYAQLVKFKNIWNYIS
- a CDS encoding patatin-like phospholipase family protein gives rise to the protein MRALVISGGGSKGAFAGGVAQFLIQDAGKTYDIFVGTSTGSLLISHLALGKLNKIKRIYSNVTQSSIFNNCPFVIKKVHGSDEIGINHWNVIRNFIKGKKTFGESENLRKLISESLTKTEFNKLKKGMSDVVITVSNLSLNQVEYKSIKECSYEDFCDWIWISANYTPFMSLVRKEGCEYADGGLGSIVPIEEAIKRGATEVDVVVLHTEVNYLNRMPSRNPFELLTSMMSFVFDRIENQNIRIGKFVANQNNAIINLYYTPTILTTNSLIFDKKKMTLWWKRGYLYAKNKNEETNPIEPNENE